In Oryza sativa Japonica Group chromosome 2, ASM3414082v1, the following are encoded in one genomic region:
- the LOC4331123 gene encoding glutathionyl-hydroquinone reductase YqjG — MPMWSQPPPPPSSLQLRRPPPPLPHRPRRLRSRLSPIAASQDPLTALSRLLWGRALPPSQLVLAVRHGWTAAWGLLMRQLAPSDPATGAFTRTPSRFPAVVGTPSARLHLYVGLPCPWAHRALLVRALLGLERRLPLSVAVPGDDGAWSFTPDSPDALYGKRKLREVYASARRGGFEGRASVPLLWDAERREVVCNESIEITKFLCDLAAADGSAGGLDLWPPELRQDIDRWYSFIYPSVNNGVYRCGFAQSQEAYDAAAGELFAALDRLEDHLSGSRYLCGDTLTLADVCLFTTLVRFDLVYHSLFRCTRRKLVEYASLHAYTRDIYQMPGVAGTCDMAAIADGYFGALFPLNPGGILPLVPASCSPEALLEPHGREALSSSAAADAGGGGNGRQLEATSASN, encoded by the exons ATGCCGATGTGGtctcagccaccgccgccgccgtcttccctccagctgcggcggccgccgcctcccttgccccaccgtccccgccgcctccgcagcCGGCTCAgccccatcgccgcctcgcagGACCCGCTGACCGCCCTCTCTCGCCTCCTGTGGGGCCGCGCGCTGCCTCCCTCCCagctcgtcctcgccgtccgccATGGCTGGACCGCCGCGTGGGGCCTCCTCATGCGGCAGCTCGCCCCCTCCGACCCGGCCACCGGCGCCTTCACCCGCACCCCGTCCCGCTTCCCCGCCGTCGTGGGGACCCCCAGCGCGCGCCTCCACCTCTACGTCGGCCTCCCGTGCCCCTGGGCTCACCGCGCCCTCCtcgtccgcgcgctgctcggcctcgagcgccgcctcccgctctcCGTCGCCGTCCCGGGGGACGACGGCGCGTGGTCCTTCACGCCGGACAGCCCCGACGCGCTCTACGGCAAGCGCAAGCTCCGCGAGGTGTACGCTTCCGCACGCCGCGGCGGGTTCGAGGGGAGGGCGTCGGTGCCCTTGCTGTGGGacgcggagcggcgggaggtggtgTGCAACGAGAGCATCGAGATCACCAAGTTCCTctgcgacctcgccgccgccgacggcagcGCCGGTGGCCTCGACCTCTGGCCGCCGGAGCTCCGCCAAGACATCGACCGCTGGTACTCCTTCATCTACCCCAGCGTCAACAATGGCGTCTACAG GTGCGGGTTCGCGCAGAGCCAGGAGGcgtacgacgccgccgccggcgagctgttCGCCGCGCTGGACCGGCTGGAGGATCACCTGTCGGGGTCCCGCTACCTGTGCGGCGACACGCTGACGCTGGCCGACGTGTGCCTCTTCACGACGCTGGTACGCTTCGACCTCGTCTACCACTCGCTGTTCCGGTGCACGAGGCGGAAGCTGGTGGAGTACGCGAGCCTCCACGCCTACACGCGCGACATCTACCAGATGCCCGGGGTCGCCGGCACCTGCGACAtggccgccatcgccgacggCTACTTCGGCGCCCTCTTCCCTCTCAACCCCGGCGGCATCCTGCCCCTCGTGCCGGCGAGCTGCAGCCCGGAGGCGCTCCTGGAGCCACATGGCAGGGAGGCGCTgtcttcttctgctgctgctgatgctggtggtggcggcaaTGGCAGGCAGCTCGAAGCAACGAGTGCTTCCAACTAG
- the LOC4331124 gene encoding nicotinamide/nicotinic acid mononucleotide adenylyltransferase — protein sequence MEELELPLPTEKLAVDPGREGGKRGVAVLVATGSFNPPTYMHLRMFELAKDELQQRGYSVLGGYMSPVNDAYKKKGLLSAAHRIRLCELACESSSFVMVDRWEAMQKGFQRTLTVLSRIRNALSKDGLADGGSPNVMLLCGSDLLESFSTPGVWIPDQVRIICKDFGVICIRREGKDVEKIISSSEILNECRDNIISVDEIVPNQISSSRVRECIKKCLSIKYLVCDEVIQYIGEHKLYKEADGSDTRK from the exons ATGGAGGAGCTGGAGTTGCCTCTCCCCACGGAGAAGCTCGCCGTGGATCCGGGCAG GGAGGGAGGAAAGCGAGGTGTGGCTGTGCTCGTGGCCACCGGGAGCTTCAATCCTCCCACCTACATGCACCTGCGCATGTTTG AACTGGCAAAGGATGAATTGCAGCAGCGAGGGTATTCTGTCTTGGGTGGTTACATGTCTCCGGTGAACGATGCTTACAAGAAGAAG GGCCTTTTATCTGCAGCCCACCGAATTCGCTTATGCGAACTAGCATGTGAAAGCTCATCTTTTGTGATGGTTGATCGATGGGAG GCAATGCAGAAAGGTTTCCAACGCACCTTGACTGTTCTCTCGAGAATTCGGAATGCTTTGTCCAAGGATGGTTTAGCTGATGGAG GTAGTCCCAATGTAATGCTTTTATGTGGTTCCGACCTGCTCGAATCATTCAGCACCCCAGGAGTTTGGATTCCTGATCAG GTCAGGATCATATGTAAGGACTTTGGTGTTATTTGCATACGTAGAGAAGGAAAAGATGTTGAAAAAATAATATCCAGCAGTGAGATACTGAACGAATGCAGG GATAATATTATTTCAGTTGATGAGATTGTTCCAAATCAAATAAGTTCGTCTAGAGTAAG AGAATGCATAAAAAAATGCCTATCAATAAAGTATCTTGTATGTGATGAAGTCATCCAGTATATTGGAGAACACAAACTCTACAAGGAAGCTGACGGCAGTGATACAAGAAAATGA
- the LOC9267955 gene encoding 60S ribosomal protein L37-3 — translation MGKGTGSFGKRRNKTHTLCVRCGRRSFHLQKSTCSSCGYPAARIRKYNWSVKAIRRKTTGTGRMRYLRHVPKRFKSNFREGTEAAPRKKGAAASN, via the exons ATG GGCAAGGGCACGGGGAGCTTCGGGAAGCGCCGGAACAAGACGCACACGCTCTGCGTGCGCTGCGGCCGCCGCAGCTTCCACCTGCAGAAGAgcacctgctcctcctgcggCTACCCCGCGGCCCGCATCCGCAAGT ACAACTGGAGTGTGAAGGCCATCAGGAGGAAGACCACTGGAACTGGGAGGATGAGGTACCTTCGCCACGTGCCCAAGAGGTTCAAGAGTAACTTCAGAGAGG GGACTGAGGCTGCACCAAGGAAGAAGGGGGCTGCTGCTAGCAACTAG
- the LOC4331126 gene encoding uncharacterized protein, which translates to MSAGGRHRDDCSASPPPSPSPPPSTLLQLLEVTVISAQDLHRRLGRRVRAAYAVAWADAAHKLRTGVDLAGGADPTWNDRFLFRVEEAFLRSDTAAVTVEVRAPRRFGGDAVLGVTRIVVSTFVGSASSSARGTTGRQVAALQLRRPRSLRPQGIVNVAVAVLDATDARAVPLCSSPDSPDAFSVKDLLVRRPGSLARIVEVSETEEADDEPPAAAAAVVEHSGAMDTRGSAVEQRKLELLLEKWKADLSPDQQKEKANSRRSSGPRRHRRRSSCFGGGSAEWER; encoded by the coding sequence ATGTCGGCGGGCGGCCGGCACCGCGACGACtgctccgcgtcgccgccgccgtcgccgtcgccgccgccctccacgcTCCTCCAGTTGCTCGAGGTCACCGTCATCTCCGCGCAGGACCTGcaccgccgcctcggccgccgcgtgCGCGCCGCCTACGCCGTGGCCTGGGCCGACGCCGCCCACAAGCTCCGCACCGgcgtcgacctcgccggcggcgccgacccgACGTGGAACGACCGGTTCCTGTTCCGCGTCGAAGAAGCCTTCCTCCGGTCCGACAcggccgccgtcaccgtcgaggTGCGCGCGCCGCGGAGGTTCGGCGGTGACGCCGTCCTCGGCGTCACGCGGATCGTGGTCAGCACGTTCGTCGGGTCGGCGTCGTCCTCCGCGCGAGGCACCACCGGCCGGCAGGTGGCGGCGCTGCAGCTCCGGCGGCCGCGGTCGCTGCGGCCGCAGGGCATCGTgaacgtggcggtggcggtgctcgACGCCACCGACGCGCGCGCCGTGCCGCTCTGCAGCTCGCCGGACTCCCCGGACGCGTTCTCCGTGAAGGACCTCCTGGTGAGGAGGCCCGGGTCGCTGGCGAGGATCGTGGAGGTGAGCGAGACGGAGGAGGCCGACGacgagccgccggcggcggcggcggcggtcgtcgAGCACTCCGGGGCGATGGACACGAGGGGCTCCGCCGTGGAGCAGAGGAAGctggagctgctgctggagAAGTGGAAGGCGGATCTGTCGCCGGACCAGCAGAAGGAGAAGGCCAACAGCCGCCGGAGCAGTGGGCCGCGGCGGCATCGCCGGAGGAGCTCCtgcttcggcggcggcagcgcggagTGGGAGAGGTGA
- the LOC4331127 gene encoding 28 kDa ribonucleoprotein, chloroplastic has product MANSSCPSTSPAALRLARPKLPDSAMIMQLQLQLQHAPLFPRPPAARAHHHHHHQRRLLLAVSDHVAAKPVTVPVGRMRMRAATAMVSQEEAAATAVEEQQEEEVEEEQLQEEDGAAVQEEEQGGVLEGSSGGGEAEAEAAGITTKLYFGNLPYNCDSAQLAGIVQDYATPEMVEVLYDRATGRSRGFAFVTMSTIEDCEQVIKNLDGSLYSGRTMRVNFADKPKPKLPLYPETEHKLFVGNLSWTVTSEMLTEMFQKCGNVVGARVLYDGETGRSRGYGFVCYSTKEEMDEALSSLNGTELEGREIRVNLALGKK; this is encoded by the exons ATGGCCAACTCCAGCTGCCCCTCCACCTCTCCCGCCGCGCTACGCCTCGCGCGCCCCAAGCTCCCGGACTCCGCCATGATcatgcagctccagctccagctccagcacGCGCCCCTGTTCCCCCGCCcgcccgcggcgcgcgcgcaccaccaccaccaccaccagcgacGCCTCCTGCTCGCGGTCTCCGACCACGTCGCCGCCAAGCCCGTCACCGTGCCGGTGGGGAGGATGCGCatgcgcgcggcgacggcgatggtctcgcaggaggaggccgcggccaCGGCTGTGGAGGAGcaacaggaggaggaggtcgaagAGGAGCAGTTGCAAGAGGAAGACGGAGCAGCTgtgcaggaggaggagcagggcgGCGTCCTGGAGGGcagctcgggcggcggcgaggcggaggcggaggcagcgggCATCACCACCAAGCTCTACTTCGGGAACCTGCCGTACAACTGCGACAGCGCGCAGCTCGCCGGCATTGTGCAGGACTACGCCACCCCGGAGATGGTGGAG GTGTTGTACGATCGGGCGACAGGGAGGAGCCGAGGCTTCGCGTTCGTGACGATGAGCACCATCGAAGACTGCGAGCAAGTGATCAAGAACCTCGACGGCAGC CTGTACAGTGGGCGCACGATGAGGGTGAACTTCGCGGACAAGCCCAAGCCGAAGCTGCCGCTGTACCCGGAGACTGAGCACAAGCTGTTCGTCGGCAACCTGTCGTGGACGGTCACCTCGGAGATGCTGACGGAGATGTTCCAGAAGTGCGGCAACGTGGTCGGCGCCCGGGTGCTCTACGACGGCGAGACCGGCCGGTCCCGTGGCTACGGCTTCGTCTGCTACTCCACCAAGGAGGAGATGGATGAAGCTCTTTCCTCGCTCAATGGAACG GAACTAGAAGGCAGGGAGATCCGGGTCAACCTCGCCCTTGGAAAGAAATAA
- the LOC4331128 gene encoding uncharacterized protein, with amino-acid sequence MAVSTTASNLVLRAAPTTTTTRRRRVAASAVRFDRRSAALLLLSAAAGAAPTVASPSPANAAGIGLFGIRKKLERAEEAAAEAVREVEEAAVEAAEVGGEAVKAAEKEAAEVAGEGVQLVAGAELAGDGLVQAGAVAATEALGVVVGLSVVNGILRPES; translated from the coding sequence ATGGCCgtctccaccaccgcctccaacctcgtcctccgcgccgcgccaaccaccaccaccacccgccgccgccgcgtggccgcctccgccgtgcggTTCGACCGGCGCTCCGCGGCGCTCCTGCTCCTgtccgcggcggcgggtgcggcgccgACGGTGGCGTCCCCCTCCCCCGCCAACGCCGCTGGCATCGGGCTCTTCGGCATCAGGAAGAAGCTGGagcgggcggaggaggcggcggcggaggcggtgcgggaggtggaggaggcggcggtggaggccgcGGAGGTGGGTGGGGAGGCGGTGAAGGCagcggagaaggaggcggcggaggtcgcCGGGGAAGGGGTGCAgctggtggccggcgcggagctcgccggagacggGCTCGTGCAGGCCGGGGCGGTCGCCGCCACCGAGGCGCTCGGCGTCGTGGTGGGCCTCTCCGTCGTCAATGGCATCCTGAGGCCTGAatcctag
- the LOC4331129 gene encoding uncharacterized LOC4331129 yields MATAVLRRPLLAAAAAAAAVSSTSSSFRPSRFHLRRCRYPPPVFAVSSDSPKPVTSSSTGGDNPDEEPVLPLLQELADCLVLPPKFLSQLPRDLRLDLNDAAFDLSNGPVLDECGQEVGDLLLNLAKAWEMADTSTSNNLVKQLPSMEPYLTGSAKSAFGKRLMSAGRRFTSMGQYGKGELKKIAETMSKTGKLLSKRPVVQSEVEAMKVKRKLKFLELEFELTAEKANIGAAVGLVFGFLSWQLARGIQNIPDGSMQYANDNALQMAKSLKVSLLVLGYTSTALSVFTSIGLLLLAQQINSDDKTE; encoded by the exons ATGGCCAcggccgtcctccgccgcccactcctcgccgccgccgccgccgccgccgccgtctcctccacctcctcctccttccgccCCTCCCGCTTCCATCTCCGGCGATGTAGATACCCACCCCCTGTATTCGCCGTCTCCTCCGACTCCCCAAAGCCGGTTACCTCCTCTTCTACCGGCGGTGACAACCCCGACGAGGAGCCTGTCCTTCCCCTCTTGCAAGAACTCGCG GATTGCTTGGTTCTCCCGCCCAAATTCCTGTCCCAGCTTCCCCGCGACCTTCGCCTCGAT CTCAATGATGCGGCATTTGATCTCTCCAATGGGCCTGTTCTTGACGAG TGTGGCCAAGAGGTAGGTGATCTGCTGCTCAACCTTGCAAAGGCATGGGAGATGGCTGACACATCGACATCAAACAACCTTGTCAAGCAACTTCCTTCAATGGAACCCTACTTGACCGGCAGTGCCAAATCAG CATTTGGCAAGCGGCTGATGTCAGCTGGAAGGAGGTTTACGTCCATGGGACAATACGGCAAGGGAGAGCTGAAGAAG ATTGCTGAAACAATGAGCAAAACCGGTAAGCTGCTATCAAAACGTCCAGTAGTTCAATCTGAAGTAGAGGCTATGAAAGTAAAAAGGAAATTGAAG TTTTTAGAACTTGAGTTTGAGTTGACAGCAGAAAAGGCAAATATTGGAGCTGCAGTTGGACTTGTTTTCGG ATTTCTCTCATGGCAACTAGCACGTGGTATACAAAACATTCCAGACGGCTCAATGCAGTACGCAAACGACAACGCGTTGCAGATGGCCAAG TCACTCAAGGTCTCACTGCTTGTTCTTGGCTACACATCTACTGCCCTCTCTGTTTTCACATCAATCGGGCTGCTGTTGCTGGCGCAGCAGATCAACTCTGATGACAAAACGGAGTAG
- the LOC4331130 gene encoding alcohol dehydrogenase class-3, translating to MASSTQGQVITCKAAVAWEANRPMTIEDVQVAPPQAGEVRVKILFTALCHTDHYTWSGKDPEGLFPCILGHEAAGIVESVGEGVTEVQPGDHVIPCYQAECRECKFCKSGKTNLCGKVRAATGVGVMMNDRKSRFSINGKPIYHFMGTSTFSQYTVVHDVSVAKINPQAPLDKVCLLGCGVSTGLGAVWNTAKVEAGSIVAIFGLGTVGLAVAEGAKSAGASRIIGIDIDSKKFDVAKNFGVTEFVNPKDHDKPIQQVIVDLTDGGVDYSFECIGNVSVMRSALECCHKGWGTSVIVGVAASGQEISTRPFQLVTGRVWKGTAFGGFKSRSQVPWLVEKYLNKEIKVDEYVTHSMNLTDINKAFDLLHEGGCLRCVLATDK from the exons aTGGCTTCCTCGACCCAGGGCCAGGTCATCACCTGCAAAG cggcggtggcatggGAGGCCAACAGGCCGATGACGATCGAGGACGTGCAGGTGGCGCCGCCGCAGGCCGGCGAGGTCCGTGTCAAGATCCTCTTCACCGCGCTCTGCCACACCGACCACTACACCTGGAGCGGCAag GATCCTGAGGGTCTATTTCCTTGCATTCTTGGTCATGAAGCTGCTGG AATTGTTGAAAGTGTTGGGGAAGGAGTAACTGAGGTGCAGCCTGGGGACCATGTCATTCCTTGTTACCAAGCAGAATGCAGAGAATGCAAGTTTTGCAAGAGTGGAAAGACCAACCTCTGTGGCAAAGTTCGTGCTGCCACAGGGGTCGGTGTCATGATGAATGATCGCAAGAGCCGTTTCTCAATAAATGGAAAACCCATTTATCATTTCATGGGAACATCTACATTCAGCCAGTATACTGTTGTGCACGATGTCAGTGTCGCAAAGATAAACCCACAGGCACCTCTAGACAAAGTTTGCCTGCTTGGCTGCGGTGTTTCTACTG GCCTCGGAGCAGTATGGAATACCGCAAAGGTTGAAGCAGGTTCCATCGTTGCTATTTTTGGACTTGGCACAGTTGGACTTGCA GTTGCTGAGGGGGCAAAATCAGCTGGTGCTTCTCGGATTATTGGCATCGACATTGATAGCAAAAAGTTTGATGTCG CAAAGAACTTTGGGGTTACAGAATTTGTGAACCCAAAGGACCATGACAAACCAATCCAACAGGTCATAGTTGACCTTACAGACGGTGGTGTGGACTACAGCTTTGAATGCATTGGAAATGTTTCTGTTATGAGGTCTGCATTGGAGTGCTGCCACAAG GGCTGGGGAACCTCTGTCATCGTTGGTGTAGCTGCTTCTGGGCAAGAAATCTCTACACGACCATTCCAGCTCGTCACTGGCCGTGTCTGGAAGGGAACAGCTTTCGGCGGTTTCAAGAGCCGAAGCCAAGTTCCATGGCTCGTTGAGAAGTACTTGAACAAG GAAATCAAGGTGGACGAGTACGTTACTCACAGCATGAACCTGACTGACATCAACAAGGCGTTTGACCTGCTGCATGAAGGTGGCTGCCTGCGGTGTGTTCTGGCAACTGATAAATGA
- the LOC4331131 gene encoding 2-(3-amino-3-carboxypropyl)histidine synthase subunit 1 gives MDAGETSTSDSLVLATGAAQGPKRKPPPKRFVHTPIPPSILSDPTLAAAATGLLPAAYNFELPKTAHRIRSSGARRTALQLPEGLLLFSLPLSHLLAPFLEPDPSNDVLILADPTYGACCLADRPAKALAADVLVHYGHSCLVPVTSSLLPVLYVFVEIRVDAQRLADAVRAAFPDPADAPRLAIAGTVQFISAVHAAREILSHDGYQGIVVPQAKPLSAGEVLGCTAPALKRSEGVGAVVFVADGRFHLEAFMIANPGVKAYRFDPFLGVLVLEEYDHVGMKQARKEAVLAARKAKSWGVILGTLGRQGSVKVLDRVVEHLEEKGLEHTVVLMSELSPARMELFGDSVDAWVQIACPRLSIDWGEGFKKPMLTTFEFDVALGYVPGWWEKGSRECGSGDATGCCSGSGTSTDCGCSNGGCADKDFGGEYPMDYYSQDGGDWNSCYMKKKPSTGERKLRVRIGSKVQVEDKQQS, from the exons atggacgccggCGAGACCTCCACCTCGGACTCGCTGGTACTTGCCACGGGCGCCGCGCAGGGACCAAAGAGGAAGCCGCCCCCGAAGCGCTTCGTCCACACGCCCATCCCGCCCTCCATCCTCTCCGACCCaaccctcgccgctgccgccaccggcctcctcccggCGGCGTACAACTTCGAGCTCCCCAAGACGGCGCACCGCATCCGCTCCTCCGgcgcccgccgcaccgcgctgCAGCTTCCGGAGGGTTtgctcctcttctccctcccgcTTTCCCACCTCCTCGCGCCCTTCCTCGAGCCGGACCCCTCCAACGACGTCCTCATCCTCGCCGATCCCACCTACGGCGCGTGCTGCCTCGCCGACCGCCCCGCCaaggcgctcgccgccgacgtgctCGTCCACTACGGCCATTCCTGCCTCGTCCCCGtcacctcctccctcctccccgtgCTCTACGTCTTCGTCGAGATCCGTGTCGACGCCCAACGCCTCGCCGACGCTGTCCGCGCCGCCTTCCCGGACCCCGCCGATGCGCCCcgcctcgccatcgccggcaCCGTGCAGTTCATTTCGGCAGTTCACGCAGCGCGTGAGATCCTCAGTCACGATGGTTACCAGGGCATCGTCGTGCCACAGGCAAAGCCGCTGTCCGCCGGCGAGGTTCTTGGGTGCACAGCACCTGCCCTGAAAAGGTCCGAGGGGGTCGGAGCGGTGGTGTTCGTCGCAGACGGGAGATTCCACCTCGAGGCATTCATGATTGCCAATCCCGGGGTCAAGGCCTACCGCTTTGATCCATTCCTGGGTGTGCTTGTGCTGGAGGAGTATGACCATGTCGGGATGAAGCAAGCGAGGAAGGAGGCGGTGCTGGCAGCAAGGAAGGCCAAGAGTTGGGGAGTTATACTAGGCACCCTTGGGCGGCAGGGAAGCGTAAAAGTTCTCGACAGGGTGGTGGAGCATTTGGAGGAGAAAGGGCTGGAACACACAGTAGTGCTCATGTCGGAGCTGTCCCCGGCAAGGATGGAGCTGTTTGGGGATTCGGTGGATGCGTGGGTGCAGATTGCATGCCCACGTTTGTCGATTGACTGGGGTGAAGGATTCAAGAAGCCAATGCTGACGACATTCGAGTTTGATGTTGCACTGGGCTATGTTCCTGGATGGTGGGAGAAGGGGAGTAGGGAATGTGGCAGTGGAGATGCCACCGGTTGTTGTTCAGGATCAGGAACTTCCACAGATTGTGGTTGCAGCAATGGTGGTTGTGCTGACAAGGACTTTGGGGGGGAGTACCCAATGGATTACTACTCTCAGGATGGAGGTGATTGGAACAGCTGCTACATGAAGAAGAAGCCCTCTACTGGAGAGAGAAAGCTGCGAGTTCGGATTG GCAGCAAAGTTCAAGTTGAGGATAAGCAACAAAGCTAA
- the LOC9269176 gene encoding carboxyl-terminal-processing peptidase 2, chloroplastic — protein sequence MATCSRPLFVPASAAAASPSPAASRRGAPLVRLHAVAIVSIWEPRRHLRAHMSLCCKATRRSSGGLTTGHPISALPRAIKRILSSYPSLLTSLGGNLARGYKAAKPFLSIGFGRVVLGMVLVMSVSAATYTAPSSLALTEENLLFLEAWRAVDRAYYDKSFNGQSWFRYRENALRNEPMNTREETYAAIKKMLSTLDDPFTRFLEPEKFKSLRSGSQGTLTGVGLSISYPMALNGSPSGLSVMSATPGGPAENSGILPGDVILAIDNRSTEDMDIYDAAQRLQGPEGSSVDLDIRSGSNTRHVVLKRQTVTLNPVRSRMCEIPGAKDNSKVGYIKLTTFNQNAAGSVKEALQKLRENNVKSFVLDLRNNSGGLFPEGIEIAKIWMDKGVIVYICDSQGVRDIYEADGISTVAASEPLVVLVNKGTASASEILAGALKDNKRAVIYGEPTYGKGKIQSVFALSDGSGLAVTVARYETPAHTDIDKVGVIPDRPLPASFPTDEDGFCSCLRDSNSACNLNAAQLFTR from the exons ATGGCGACGTGCTCCCGCCCACTCTTCGTccccgcttccgccgccgccgcctcgccgtcgccggccgcaagCCGTCGGGGCGCTCCTCTCGTACGCCTGCACGCG GTGGCAATTGTCTCGATATGGGAACCTCGTCGTCATCTGCGTGCTCACATGAGCCTCTGCTGTAAGGCAACGAGGAGGTCCAGTGGTGGTTTAACTACTGGACATCCTATCTCCGCATTGCCGCGGGCAATAAAGAGAATACTGTCAAGCTATCCTTCCCTGCTCACCAGCCTGGGTGGTAATCTTGCTCGAGGCTACAAGGCAGCCAAGCCCTTCCTGTCAATTGGCTTTGGCCGTGTGGTTTTGGGGATGGTGCTCGTCATGTCTGTATCTGCAGCCACCTATACAGCACCTTCAT CATTGGCACTCACGGAGGAAAATTTGCTTTTTCTGGAGGCTTGGCGTGCAGTTGATCGTGCATATTACGACAAATCTTTCAATGGGCAGAGTTGGTTTAGATACCGTGAAAATGCTCTCCGCAATGAACCAATGAATACACGGGAAGAAAcat ATGCTGCAATAAAGAAAATGCTTTCAACATTGGATGACCCATTCACTCGTTTCTTGGAACCCGAGAAATTCAAGAGTTTGCGG TCTGGCTCGCAAGGAACACTCACAGGTGTAGGTTTATCAATTAGCTACCCAATGGCGCTAAATGGATCTCCTTCAGGGCTTTCTGTTATGTCAGCAACCCCAGGAGGTCCTGCAGAAAATTCTGGTATTCTTCCTGGAGATGTAATATTGGCAATTGACAACAGAAGCACGGAAGATATGGATATATATGATGCAGCACAACGCTTACA GGGTCCTGAAGGAAGCTCAGTGGATTTGGATATTCGTAGTGGGTCCAATACCAGGCATGTTGTTCTGAA GCGACAAACTGTCACTTTAAATCCGGTAAGGTCGAGGATGTGTGAGATTCCAGGTGCAAAAGACAATTCAAAGGTTGGTTACATTAAATTGACAACTTTCAACCAAAACGCCGCAG GATCTGTTAAGGAAGCACTTCAGAAATTAAGGGAGAACAATGTGAAGTCTTTTGTGTTGGATCTGCGGAATAACAG CGGTGGCCTTTTTCCTGAAGGAATCGAAATTGCAAAGATTTG GATGGACAAGGGTGTTATTGTATACATATGTGATAGCCAGGGTGTTCGTGACATTTACGAGGCAGATGGAATTAGTACGGTTGCTGCATCGGAACCTTTGGTCGTGCTG GTAAATAAAGGGACCGCAAGCGCAAGTGAGATCCTTGCTGGAGCACTGAAAGACAATAAAAGGGCAGTGATATATGGGGAACCAACATACGGCAAAGG GAAGATCCAATCGGTGTTTGCGTTATCTGATGGCTCTGGCTTAGCTGTGACCGTTGCGCGCTATGAAACTCCCGCGCATACTGACATAGACAAG GTCGGCGTGATCCCGGACCGCCCGCTGCCGGCGTCATTCCCCACGGATGAAGACGGCTTCTGCAGCTGCCTCAGGGACTCCAACTCTGCCTGCAATCTTAACGCTGCTCAGCTGTTCACAAGATGA
- the LOC4331133 gene encoding exosome complex component csl4 yields the protein MAATAMDHDGGEVVTPGELLGNSSLLAGLGAYADGRCVRASITGHRRLVPPPPGSTDQRSTVEVVGHKAHGAVPQPGSVVIARVTKVMARMASADIMCVDSKAVKEKFTGMIRQQDVRATEIDKVDMFQSYRPGDIVRALVLSLGDARAYYLSTAQNELGVVSAQSITGGTLVPISWTEMQCELTGQIEQRKVAKVE from the exons ATGGCGGCCACGGCGATggaccacgacggcggcgaggtggtcacCCCTGGGGAGCTCCTCGGCAACTCGTCCCTCCTAGCGGGGCTCGGCGCCTACGCCGACGGCCGCTGCGTGCGCGCGTCCATCACTGGCCATCGCCGCCTCGTGCCGCCTCCTCCCGGCTCCACCGATCAG AGGTCCACGGTGGAGGTGGTCGGGCACAAGGCCCATGGAGCTGTGCCGCAGCCGGGAAGCGTCGTCATTGCGCGT GTGACGAAGGTTATGGCTAGGATGGCTTCTGCAGATATAATGTGTGTTGACTCAAAGGCTGTCAAGGAAAAGTTCACTGGCATGATAAG GCAGCAAGATGTTCGTGCAACTGAAATCGACAAGGTGGATATGTTTCAGTCATACCGACCTGGTGATATTGTCAGAGCCCTGGTT CTCTCTCTTGGTGATGCAAGGGCATATTACCTTTCCACTGCCCAGAATGAACTCGGAGTTGTTTCTGCACAAAGTATAACTG GTGGTACACTAGTCCCGATCAGTTGGACTGAGATGCAATGCGAATTGACGGGCCAAATAGAGCAAAGGAAAGTTGCAAAAGTGGAATAG